A genomic segment from Pseudomonas sp. S09G 359 encodes:
- a CDS encoding ABC transporter permease: MNNRRVPGWLLGLSGLAGLLLLWWLGVKVFGAAGGLSARFSLAATFSSLWELLGRGELYVHVAVSLKRIFVGLFLALLVGVPLGLLVGSSRNLEAATTPAFQFLRMISPLSWMPIVVMLMGVGDQPIYFLLAFAAVWPIMLNTAAGVRQLDPRWLQLSQSLSATRWETLRRVIIPGVVGHVLTGVRLAIGILWIVLVPCEMLGVSAGLGYYILDTRDRLAYSELMAMVLLIGLLGFALDAFARWLHQRWVHAG, translated from the coding sequence TTGAATAACCGCAGAGTCCCGGGCTGGTTGCTCGGGTTGAGTGGCTTGGCCGGCTTGCTGTTGCTCTGGTGGCTGGGGGTAAAAGTGTTTGGCGCGGCGGGCGGTTTGTCGGCGCGCTTTTCGCTGGCGGCCACCTTCAGCAGCCTGTGGGAATTGCTTGGGCGCGGCGAGTTGTATGTGCATGTTGCCGTAAGCCTCAAGCGCATTTTCGTCGGCTTGTTCCTGGCGTTGTTGGTGGGCGTGCCGCTGGGGCTGCTGGTGGGCAGTTCGCGCAACCTGGAGGCGGCGACCACGCCGGCATTCCAGTTTTTGCGGATGATCTCACCGCTGTCCTGGATGCCCATCGTGGTGATGCTGATGGGAGTAGGGGACCAGCCGATCTACTTCCTGCTGGCGTTTGCGGCGGTGTGGCCGATCATGCTCAACACCGCGGCGGGCGTGCGTCAGCTCGACCCGCGCTGGCTGCAGTTGAGCCAGAGCCTGAGCGCTACCCGCTGGGAAACCTTGCGGCGGGTGATCATTCCCGGGGTGGTCGGCCATGTGTTGACGGGCGTGCGCCTGGCCATCGGCATTCTGTGGATCGTGCTGGTGCCGTGCGAGATGCTCGGGGTCAGTGCCGGGCTGGGCTATTACATCCTGGATACGCGTGACCGCCTGGCTTATTCGGAACTGATGGCGATGGTGTTGCTGATCGGCCTGCTGGGCTTTGCCCTGGATGCGTTTGCACGCTGGTTGCATCAGCGGTGGGTGCATGCTGGCTGA
- a CDS encoding DUF6124 family protein, which yields MKKYPIDTDATTSIFNVRPDLSSEEALVNASEILASASAMANEQAFASSGSQRLQTFGLAQLIEDSRLLVNVALEKSIPISS from the coding sequence ATGAAAAAATACCCAATCGACACCGACGCCACCACGAGCATTTTTAACGTAAGGCCAGACTTGAGTTCTGAGGAGGCATTAGTGAACGCAAGTGAGATTTTGGCTTCAGCATCGGCTATGGCGAATGAACAAGCGTTCGCCTCGAGTGGTTCGCAGCGTCTTCAGACCTTTGGATTGGCGCAGTTGATTGAAGACTCACGGCTACTCGTGAATGTTGCGTTAGAAAAATCGATCCCAATAAGTTCCTGA
- a CDS encoding ABC transporter ATP-binding protein produces the protein MSHAVLSAQGICLGYASGPVLQGFDLHLQPGEVVSILGPSGVGKSSLLRVLAGLQAPQGGSVQVLGEPLNGPHPRVAVAFQDPSLLPWLSLEKNVAFGLDFARQPQLSVDERRQRVDHAIAAVGLEHARLQFPPQLSGGMAQRTALARCLARQPQVLLLDEPFGALDEVTRADMQHLLLKVNREQGSAAVLITHDIDEALLLSDRILLLGNRPARTLGEWHIDLPQPREEQVDAIGALRIEILKTLRQASRPQPNPLDLPEPSHVPG, from the coding sequence ATGAGCCACGCCGTATTAAGCGCCCAGGGCATTTGCCTGGGGTATGCCAGTGGCCCGGTGTTGCAGGGTTTTGACCTGCACTTGCAGCCCGGCGAAGTGGTGTCGATCCTCGGCCCCAGTGGCGTCGGCAAGTCCAGCCTGTTGCGTGTGCTCGCCGGTTTGCAGGCGCCCCAGGGCGGTAGCGTGCAGGTGTTGGGCGAGCCGTTGAATGGCCCGCATCCGCGTGTGGCGGTGGCGTTTCAAGACCCTAGCCTGTTGCCCTGGCTGAGTCTGGAAAAAAACGTCGCCTTCGGCCTGGATTTCGCCCGCCAGCCGCAATTGAGTGTTGATGAGCGCCGCCAGCGCGTCGACCACGCGATTGCGGCGGTTGGCCTGGAACATGCGCGCCTGCAATTTCCGCCGCAGTTATCTGGCGGCATGGCCCAGCGTACCGCGCTGGCCCGCTGCCTGGCGCGTCAGCCCCAGGTGCTGTTGCTGGATGAACCCTTCGGCGCCCTGGACGAAGTGACCCGCGCCGACATGCAGCACCTGTTGCTCAAGGTCAACCGGGAACAGGGCTCGGCGGCGGTGTTGATTACCCATGACATCGACGAAGCACTGCTGCTGTCCGACCGCATCCTGCTGTTGGGCAACCGCCCGGCGCGGACCTTGGGCGAATGGCACATCGACCTGCCGCAACCGCGCGAAGAACAGGTGGACGCCATCGGCGCGCTGCGCATCGAGATTCTTAAAACCTTACGGCAGGCGAGCCGCCCTCAACCCAATCCTTTAGACCTGCCGGAGCCCAGCCATGTGCCTGGATGA
- a CDS encoding acylase produces MIISNRLSRVCVAGLLLGVSLAASAREQVAQASADIRRTSFGVPHIRANDERGLGFGIGYAYAQDNLCLLANEVVTVNGERAKFFGPEQATLEQRNNLASDVFFTWLNTADAVAAFWKAQTPQIQQRIEGYVAGYNRYLKEQGAPAQCQAAWVRPLVPEDLVKLTRRLLVEGGVGQFAEALVGAKPPQATASVQPNASAFALAAAQQQRFSLDRGSNAVAVGRERSFNGRGMLLANPHFPWVGGMRFYQMHLTIPGQLDVMGAALPGLPVINIGFNRHVAWTHTVDTSKHFTLYRLTLDPKDSTRYMLDGKSIAMDKTSVTVQVKQADGTTKAVEHAVYSSQFGPVVQWPGKLDWDSHYAFSLRDANLGNDRVLQQWYAMNRAGSLKDLQTSVHTLQGIPWVNTLAADDQGQSLYMNLSVVPNVSAAKLAQCSDPRAGLQMIMLDGAHSACAWDVDPRAAQAGIFPADQLPQLQRSDYVQHSNDSAWLANPKAPLTGFSPVISQDHIGLGPRARFAVQRLQSLEKQPISVSDLQNMVMDNEVYLASQVMPDLLEFCANHLGADAAALQPLCTSLKNWDQRANLDSGLGLVHFINLVKQLQQIPDAWRVAFDPAQPLTTPSGLAIDREPVARALRAAMLASTASITKLGLGAESKWGDIQVSGQIPIHGGPQELGIYNAMQTVPRADGKREVVSGSSYLQIVTFDDKGPQAVGVLAFSESSNPTSPYAKDQTQAFSEKKLRPLPFTEAQIKADPHYQQQRIKE; encoded by the coding sequence GTGATTATTTCCAATCGGTTGTCCAGGGTATGCGTGGCGGGGCTGTTGCTGGGAGTGAGCCTGGCCGCATCGGCGCGGGAGCAGGTGGCACAGGCGTCGGCGGATATTCGCCGGACCAGTTTCGGAGTGCCGCATATTCGTGCCAACGATGAGCGTGGCCTGGGGTTTGGCATTGGTTACGCCTACGCCCAGGACAACCTGTGCCTGCTGGCCAATGAAGTGGTCACGGTGAACGGCGAGCGGGCAAAATTCTTCGGCCCCGAGCAGGCGACCCTGGAACAGCGCAACAACTTGGCCAGTGACGTGTTTTTCACCTGGCTGAACACTGCGGACGCCGTGGCGGCGTTCTGGAAGGCGCAAACCCCGCAGATCCAGCAGCGGATCGAAGGCTACGTCGCGGGCTATAACCGTTACCTGAAAGAGCAGGGCGCGCCGGCGCAGTGCCAGGCTGCGTGGGTCCGGCCGCTGGTGCCTGAAGACCTTGTCAAACTGACCCGCAGGCTGCTGGTAGAAGGCGGTGTCGGCCAATTCGCCGAGGCCCTGGTGGGTGCCAAGCCACCCCAGGCCACCGCCAGTGTGCAGCCAAATGCCAGCGCCTTTGCACTGGCCGCTGCCCAACAACAGCGTTTTAGCCTGGACCGCGGCAGTAACGCCGTGGCGGTAGGGCGTGAGCGCTCGTTCAATGGGCGCGGCATGTTGCTGGCCAACCCGCATTTCCCGTGGGTGGGCGGCATGCGTTTTTATCAGATGCACCTGACCATTCCTGGCCAGCTGGATGTGATGGGCGCCGCCTTGCCGGGCCTGCCGGTGATCAATATCGGTTTCAACCGGCATGTGGCGTGGACCCATACGGTCGACACGTCCAAGCACTTCACGCTGTACCGCCTGACGCTGGACCCCAAGGATTCCACGCGCTATATGCTCGACGGCAAATCGATTGCCATGGATAAAACCTCGGTGACCGTCCAGGTCAAACAAGCTGACGGCACCACCAAAGCGGTGGAACATGCGGTCTATAGCTCGCAATTCGGCCCGGTGGTGCAATGGCCCGGCAAGCTGGATTGGGACAGCCACTACGCGTTCAGCCTGCGCGACGCCAACCTCGGCAATGACCGCGTGTTGCAGCAGTGGTACGCGATGAATCGCGCCGGCAGCCTCAAGGACCTGCAAACCTCGGTGCATACCCTGCAAGGCATTCCGTGGGTCAACACCCTGGCCGCCGATGACCAGGGCCAGAGCCTGTACATGAACCTATCGGTGGTGCCCAACGTCAGCGCGGCCAAACTGGCGCAATGCAGCGACCCGCGCGCCGGCCTGCAAATGATCATGCTCGACGGCGCCCACAGCGCCTGCGCCTGGGACGTGGACCCACGTGCGGCCCAAGCCGGCATCTTCCCGGCTGACCAGTTGCCGCAACTGCAGCGCAGCGACTACGTGCAACACTCCAACGACTCGGCCTGGCTGGCCAACCCCAAGGCGCCGCTGACCGGCTTCTCACCCGTGATCAGCCAGGACCACATCGGCCTCGGCCCACGCGCACGCTTCGCCGTGCAACGCCTGCAATCCCTGGAGAAACAACCGATCAGCGTCAGCGACCTGCAAAACATGGTCATGGACAACGAGGTGTACCTCGCCAGCCAAGTCATGCCCGACCTGCTCGAGTTCTGCGCCAACCACCTGGGCGCCGACGCCGCCGCGCTGCAACCACTGTGCACCAGCCTGAAAAACTGGGACCAGCGCGCCAACCTCGACAGCGGCTTGGGCTTGGTGCACTTCATCAACCTGGTCAAGCAGCTGCAGCAAATCCCCGACGCCTGGCGCGTCGCCTTCGACCCGGCCCAACCCCTAACGACGCCAAGCGGCTTGGCCATCGACCGTGAGCCGGTGGCCAGGGCCCTGCGCGCAGCTATGCTGGCCTCCACCGCCAGCATCACCAAACTTGGCCTTGGCGCCGAGAGCAAATGGGGCGATATCCAGGTTTCCGGCCAAATCCCGATCCACGGTGGGCCCCAGGAACTGGGGATCTACAACGCCATGCAAACCGTGCCCCGCGCCGACGGCAAGCGCGAAGTGGTCAGCGGCAGCAGCTACCTGCAAATCGTCACCTTCGACGACAAGGGCCCCCAGGCAGTCGGCGTGCTGGCATTCTCCGAATCCAGCAACCCGACGTCCCCATACGCCAAGGACCAAACCCAGGCGTTCTCCGAGAAAAAACTGCGCCCGCTACCGTTCACCGAAGCCCAGATCAAGGCTGACCCGCACTACCAGCAGCAGCGCATCAAGGAGTAG
- a CDS encoding AraC family transcriptional regulator, with protein sequence MNSSSALVDWLLDSLELNTSLFHVGRYCGDWHASTHGLARASFHLIVQGQCWLHIEGETTPVQLNEGDAVFLLRDLEYRLSGAATAAGAQECPRRPMLPLDTSASDGVGLVCGFFDFQSGLSAMIVDTLPAWIILRAGDPSLIAARNLFELILQECQRTPAPSSALLERLCHLLFLYVLRQQVLDNTELGGLAALGRQPAFANLLEQLIAHPADAWTLESMAACTGLSRSAFFKRFNELCGQSPGQVLLMMRMRHACQLFKADQTVADVSLAVGYQSVAAFTRAFHKVTGQQPGAYRKAQA encoded by the coding sequence ATGAATTCGTCCAGTGCACTTGTCGATTGGTTATTAGACAGCCTCGAACTCAACACCAGCCTGTTTCACGTCGGCCGTTATTGCGGTGACTGGCACGCCAGCACCCATGGCCTGGCCCGGGCGAGTTTCCACCTGATTGTGCAGGGCCAGTGCTGGCTGCATATCGAGGGAGAAACCACGCCCGTGCAGTTGAACGAGGGTGATGCGGTGTTCCTGTTGCGTGACCTTGAATATCGGCTGTCCGGCGCCGCCACGGCAGCCGGCGCGCAGGAGTGCCCGCGCCGCCCGATGCTGCCGCTGGACACCAGCGCCAGCGATGGCGTGGGGCTGGTCTGCGGGTTCTTTGATTTCCAGTCCGGGTTGTCGGCGATGATTGTCGATACCCTGCCCGCCTGGATCATTCTGCGCGCCGGCGACCCGTCGCTGATTGCCGCGCGCAACCTGTTCGAACTGATCCTGCAAGAATGCCAACGCACGCCGGCGCCGTCTTCCGCCTTGCTCGAACGGCTGTGCCACCTGCTGTTTCTGTATGTGTTGCGCCAACAGGTGCTGGATAACACTGAACTCGGCGGCCTGGCCGCACTGGGCCGGCAACCGGCGTTCGCCAATTTGCTCGAACAATTGATAGCCCACCCGGCCGACGCCTGGACCCTGGAAAGCATGGCCGCCTGCACCGGGCTGTCACGCTCGGCGTTTTTCAAACGCTTCAATGAACTGTGCGGGCAGTCGCCGGGGCAGGTGTTGCTGATGATGCGCATGCGCCACGCCTGCCAGCTGTTCAAGGCAGACCAGACCGTGGCGGATGTATCGCTGGCGGTCGGCTATCAATCGGTGGCGGCGTTTACCCGGGCCTTTCACAAGGTGACCGGGCAGCAACCGGGCGCCTACCGCAAGGCGCAGGCCTAG
- a CDS encoding DUF3800 domain-containing protein, whose translation MHIFIDESGSFVYTPEKSAWNSICALVIPERFLEEAECTLIDFKKENGCPPSDELKLGEVVDEMSYFRLLIRLAQTSCTLYGAVTDAHTNTPEALADHKASTVKGLLANVEKMHYEEGRQSVRNAADQVKKLSDQLHIQLICQISLMQLVVWQSVLYYAQHEPETLSSFVWRVDGKALEKKTEYESAFEKLLPAYLQTMSISDPIITVTDFDYSHMADFIYKEGEGPDYLKESYGINVDSTGALNIGKIFRDDIKFVNSKGNFGVQLADLLSAGLRRCLRKGFKDNLRAAAFLGRLMVQRPKQEFPVLLLTLGNEVAIDTYTATLVRMMRKQQRPAV comes from the coding sequence ATGCATATATTTATCGATGAGTCAGGGAGTTTTGTTTATACCCCGGAAAAGTCTGCGTGGAATTCAATTTGTGCACTTGTAATCCCGGAGCGTTTTTTAGAAGAGGCAGAATGCACTCTAATAGATTTCAAAAAAGAAAATGGCTGTCCGCCAAGCGATGAGTTGAAGCTTGGTGAGGTGGTCGATGAAATGAGCTACTTTAGACTTCTTATTCGTTTGGCTCAAACGAGTTGCACTCTTTACGGTGCTGTCACCGACGCTCATACAAATACACCCGAAGCATTAGCGGATCACAAAGCATCTACTGTTAAGGGGTTGCTTGCGAATGTAGAGAAGATGCACTATGAAGAAGGCCGTCAGTCAGTGCGGAATGCTGCAGACCAAGTTAAAAAATTGTCTGATCAACTCCATATACAACTTATTTGTCAGATATCACTAATGCAGCTTGTAGTCTGGCAGTCTGTGCTTTATTACGCTCAGCACGAACCAGAGACTCTATCCTCGTTCGTTTGGCGGGTTGATGGTAAGGCTCTCGAAAAAAAGACTGAGTACGAATCAGCTTTTGAAAAGCTATTGCCTGCCTACCTCCAAACTATGTCTATTTCTGATCCGATTATTACAGTTACAGATTTTGATTACAGCCATATGGCTGATTTTATTTACAAGGAAGGTGAGGGGCCTGATTATTTGAAAGAAAGCTATGGAATCAATGTGGACTCCACAGGCGCCTTAAATATTGGGAAGATCTTCAGGGATGATATTAAGTTCGTAAATTCTAAGGGGAATTTCGGTGTGCAGTTGGCAGATCTGCTTAGTGCTGGGTTAAGAAGATGTCTTAGGAAGGGGTTTAAAGATAATCTCAGAGCCGCTGCTTTTTTGGGTCGGTTAATGGTTCAGAGGCCGAAACAAGAATTTCCAGTACTTCTCCTGACTCTTGGTAATGAAGTGGCGATTGATACATATACCGCCACTCTCGTGAGGATGATGCGTAAGCAACAAAGACCCGCTGTTTGA
- a CDS encoding fe2+ zn2+ uptake regulation protein produces the protein MYNPQVPTDGHSPTVDANFGSGAQAFGKAPEQHGNQRIRHLLKSFGLRTSLIRLKVIDALLTATDNQRTLGVRGVHSHLLELGIPLSFLSVREVLKRLCSEGVITLNADKSYSLHEEAAKVLEGRA, from the coding sequence ATGTACAACCCGCAAGTGCCCACGGATGGACATTCACCGACCGTCGATGCCAATTTTGGCAGCGGCGCACAAGCGTTCGGCAAGGCGCCCGAACAGCACGGCAACCAGCGTATTCGCCATTTGCTCAAGTCTTTTGGCTTGCGTACCAGCCTGATACGGCTGAAGGTCATCGACGCCCTGCTCACGGCCACCGACAACCAGCGCACCCTGGGGGTACGCGGCGTGCACAGCCATTTGCTGGAGCTGGGCATACCGCTGTCGTTCTTGAGTGTGCGCGAGGTGCTTAAACGCCTGTGCAGCGAGGGCGTCATCACCCTCAATGCGGATAAAAGCTACAGCCTCCATGAAGAGGCTGCCAAGGTACTCGAAGGTCGAGCTTGA
- a CDS encoding carboxymuconolactone decarboxylase family protein, with the protein MSRVPLLTPETAPDAAKPLLENALKASGFIPNLLAVLANAPAALETYITVSGLNAKAELSLADREVVQLIAATTHGCDFCVAGHTAVARNKAKLPEDVIDALRRRGELPNARYETLAAFTREVIATRGDVSDAGYDAFRAAGYSEGHALEVILGVSLATLCNFANVFARTPLNPELAQYRWEKPAS; encoded by the coding sequence ATGTCCCGTGTACCGTTGCTCACCCCCGAAACCGCGCCGGACGCCGCCAAGCCTCTGCTGGAAAACGCGCTGAAAGCCTCGGGTTTCATCCCCAACCTGTTGGCGGTGCTGGCCAATGCCCCGGCCGCGCTGGAAACCTACATTACCGTCTCCGGCCTGAACGCCAAGGCTGAGCTGAGCCTGGCCGATCGCGAAGTGGTGCAACTGATTGCCGCCACCACCCACGGCTGCGATTTCTGTGTTGCCGGCCACACCGCCGTGGCGCGCAACAAGGCCAAGCTGCCCGAAGACGTCATCGATGCGCTGCGCCGGCGTGGGGAATTGCCCAACGCCCGCTATGAGACTCTCGCTGCGTTCACCCGTGAAGTGATCGCCACCCGCGGTGATGTGAGCGACGCCGGTTATGACGCGTTCCGCGCCGCCGGGTATTCCGAAGGCCACGCGCTGGAAGTGATCTTGGGCGTCAGCCTGGCCACCCTGTGTAACTTCGCCAACGTGTTCGCGCGTACCCCGTTGAACCCGGAACTGGCGCAATACCGCTGGGAAAAACCGGCAAGCTGA
- a CDS encoding acyl-CoA dehydrogenase family protein, with protein MLDPILSRWLDVQAQALDVGSCDPQEVLPRLADANVLRIGVPKHLGGLGGDVAGAVEAIANVASHSLAAAFVCWGQRSFIEYLLQSPNERLREQLLPDLLSGKLAGATGLSNAMKFLSGIETLQISAAPNDHGWTLNGKLHWVTNLRKNGFVAAAAIEHAGGGAPFILAIPDSVAGLQRSGDLELLGLQSSNTAALGLEGVELSRDWLLHADARKFLPAVRPAFLGLQCGMSIGLARRSLAEVANHLGASRTVLRDELEALRATLDHLVTELKNGLLAGRFAAEPVPLFKLRIALAETAASAVQLELQASGGKAYLTAHGSGFARRWRESAFVPIVTPSLVQLRTELHRQANL; from the coding sequence ATGCTTGACCCAATCTTGAGCCGTTGGCTCGATGTTCAAGCGCAGGCCCTGGACGTGGGCAGTTGCGATCCACAGGAAGTGCTGCCACGGCTGGCAGACGCCAATGTATTGCGTATCGGCGTGCCGAAACACTTGGGTGGCTTGGGCGGCGATGTCGCCGGCGCAGTGGAAGCCATCGCCAATGTCGCCAGCCATTCCCTGGCGGCGGCGTTCGTGTGCTGGGGCCAGCGTTCGTTTATCGAGTATTTGTTGCAAAGCCCGAATGAGCGGCTGCGCGAGCAACTGCTGCCGGACCTGCTCAGCGGCAAGCTCGCCGGGGCGACCGGGCTGTCGAATGCGATGAAGTTTCTGTCAGGCATCGAGACGTTGCAGATCAGCGCCGCGCCCAACGATCACGGCTGGACCCTCAACGGCAAACTGCATTGGGTGACCAACCTGCGCAAAAACGGCTTTGTCGCCGCCGCGGCCATCGAGCATGCGGGCGGCGGCGCGCCGTTTATCCTGGCGATCCCGGATTCGGTCGCGGGCCTGCAACGTTCCGGTGACCTGGAGCTGCTCGGGCTGCAATCGAGCAATACCGCCGCGTTGGGCCTGGAAGGTGTTGAACTGAGCCGCGACTGGCTGCTGCATGCAGATGCGCGCAAGTTTTTGCCGGCGGTACGCCCGGCGTTCCTGGGGTTGCAGTGCGGCATGTCGATTGGTTTGGCGCGTCGTTCGCTGGCGGAGGTGGCCAACCATTTGGGCGCCAGCCGCACCGTGTTGCGCGACGAATTGGAGGCGCTGCGCGCGACCCTGGACCATCTGGTGACTGAATTGAAAAACGGTCTGTTGGCCGGCCGTTTCGCGGCCGAACCGGTGCCGCTGTTCAAGCTGCGTATCGCCCTGGCAGAAACCGCCGCCAGCGCTGTGCAACTGGAGTTGCAGGCCAGCGGCGGCAAGGCCTACCTCACCGCCCACGGCAGCGGGTTTGCGCGGCGCTGGCGGGAGTCGGCGTTTGTGCCGATCGTGACCCCGAGCCTGGTGCAATTGCGCACCGAGTTGCATCGCCAGGCCAACCTATGA
- a CDS encoding lysozyme, with protein sequence MTITNEQAERMLVNDIGRFEPEIERLVKVPLNHAQWDALMSFTYNLGAANLSSSTLLKLLNAGDYASAAEQFPRWNKAGGQVLAGLTKRRLAERAMFLEAV encoded by the coding sequence ATGACTATCACCAACGAACAGGCCGAGCGGATGCTGGTGAACGACATTGGGCGGTTTGAGCCTGAGATCGAGCGTTTGGTCAAGGTGCCATTGAATCATGCGCAGTGGGATGCACTGATGAGCTTCACCTACAACCTGGGTGCCGCCAACCTGAGTTCGTCGACGCTGCTCAAATTGCTGAATGCCGGTGACTACGCCAGCGCGGCCGAGCAGTTTCCGCGCTGGAACAAGGCCGGTGGCCAGGTGCTGGCCGGCTTGACCAAGCGGCGCCTAGCCGAGCGGGCGATGTTCCTGGAGGCGGTATGA
- a CDS encoding ABC transporter substrate-binding protein has translation MCLDDLTHSRRDFLKLSAVLSAAGALPLLSSLQARAASEPDAPVRIGYLPITDATPLLVAHNNGLFEAEGIKAERPVLLRSWAQVIEAFISGQVNVIHLLSPMTVWARYGSKVPAKVVAWNHVGGSGLTVAPGITDVKQLGGKSVAIPFWYSIHNVVVQQLFRDNGLTPVARAAGSAIAANEVNLIVLPPSDMPPALASQRIDGYIVAEPFNALAENLKVGRVQRFTGDVWRNHACCVVFMHEHDLTNRPEWSQKVVNAIVKAQVWTRDNREEAVKLLSKDGPNRYTPHAEPVLSKVLAPAAGDRAVYLADGAIRHANWDEHRIDFQPYPFPSYTEELVRRLKDTLIEGDKKFLADLDPAFVAKDLVDDRFVRNAIGAVGGMQTFGLPEGFERTEEIGV, from the coding sequence ATGTGCCTGGATGACCTGACCCACTCGCGCCGTGATTTTCTCAAATTGTCCGCGGTACTCAGCGCCGCTGGCGCCTTGCCGTTGCTCAGCAGCCTGCAGGCACGTGCCGCCAGCGAACCGGACGCGCCGGTGCGCATCGGCTACCTGCCGATTACCGACGCCACGCCGCTGCTGGTGGCACATAACAATGGCCTGTTCGAAGCCGAAGGCATCAAGGCCGAACGCCCGGTACTGCTGCGCAGCTGGGCCCAGGTGATCGAGGCGTTCATCTCGGGTCAGGTCAACGTGATTCACCTGCTGTCGCCGATGACGGTATGGGCGCGCTATGGCAGCAAGGTGCCGGCCAAGGTGGTGGCGTGGAACCACGTCGGTGGTTCGGGCCTGACCGTGGCGCCGGGGATTACCGATGTGAAGCAACTGGGCGGCAAATCGGTGGCGATTCCGTTCTGGTATTCGATCCATAACGTGGTGGTGCAGCAGCTGTTCCGCGACAACGGCCTGACGCCTGTCGCGCGCGCGGCAGGCAGCGCGATTGCGGCCAATGAGGTCAACCTGATCGTGTTGCCGCCGTCGGACATGCCACCGGCCCTGGCCAGCCAGCGCATCGACGGCTATATCGTCGCCGAGCCATTTAATGCGCTGGCGGAAAACCTCAAGGTCGGCCGCGTGCAGCGGTTTACCGGGGATGTCTGGCGCAACCACGCGTGCTGCGTGGTGTTCATGCACGAACATGACCTGACCAACCGCCCAGAGTGGTCGCAGAAGGTGGTGAATGCCATCGTCAAGGCCCAGGTCTGGACCCGCGACAACCGCGAAGAGGCGGTGAAGCTGCTGTCCAAGGACGGCCCTAACCGCTACACGCCGCATGCCGAACCGGTACTCAGCAAAGTCCTCGCGCCGGCCGCTGGCGACCGCGCCGTGTACCTGGCCGATGGCGCTATCCGGCATGCCAACTGGGATGAGCACCGCATCGACTTCCAACCGTACCCATTCCCCAGCTACACCGAAGAACTGGTGCGCCGCCTGAAAGACACGCTGATCGAGGGCGACAAGAAATTCCTCGCCGACCTCGACCCAGCCTTCGTCGCCAAGGACCTGGTGGACGACCGTTTTGTACGCAACGCCATCGGGGCTGTGGGCGGCATGCAGACCTTCGGTTTACCCGAGGGCTTTGAGCGGACCGAGGAGATTGGCGTTTGA
- a CDS encoding lysis system i-spanin subunit Rz has protein sequence MTPGQILAAILLAMAVSGAGTWQVQDWRMGKQLAEQADLHKDDLAAISNAAAAQARTEQDKRLATEHKLAAQDQQHTKELSDARRSQALLRDRLATADVRLSVLLAEDPSSGCNMPSTPGAFGVVHAARRAQLDPAHAQRIIAITDDGDSAVIALRACQEYIRILQ, from the coding sequence ATGACGCCCGGGCAGATCCTGGCCGCCATCCTGCTGGCAATGGCTGTCAGCGGCGCCGGCACTTGGCAGGTTCAAGATTGGCGCATGGGCAAGCAGCTCGCTGAGCAGGCCGACCTGCACAAAGATGACCTTGCAGCAATCAGCAATGCCGCTGCTGCCCAGGCCCGCACCGAGCAGGACAAGCGCCTGGCCACAGAGCACAAGCTCGCCGCCCAGGACCAACAACATACCAAGGAGTTATCCGATGCCCGCCGCAGCCAGGCTCTTCTGCGCGATCGCCTTGCCACTGCTGATGTGCGCCTGTCAGTCCTCCTTGCCGAGGATCCATCCAGTGGCTGCAACATGCCTTCCACCCCCGGCGCCTTCGGCGTGGTTCATGCAGCCCGTCGAGCCCAACTTGACCCAGCGCATGCTCAGAGAATTATCGCCATTACCGATGACGGAGATAGTGCCGTAATCGCGCTTCGGGCGTGCCAGGAATATATCCGCATTTTGCAATGA